The segment AGCGTTTACCGCAGCTTCGCTCAAAGGCGTGTCCCCCAAACTGGCAGCAGACTTTGAGAAGATGTATCCCGGTCACCATGTGGTCTTCAACCTTGACGGCACGCAGGCGCTCAGGACCCAGGTAATGAACGGTGCTTACGCGGATGTGTTCATCTCCGCAAGCAACGCGTATACCACGGAACTCACCAAAGGCGGGTACTTTGTTGACGGGACGGTCAAACCCCTGACGTCAAATTACGTGATTGTCATCCTGCCGGCAAATAACCCCGCAAAGATCCAGTCACTTGCAGATCTTGCAAAGCCCGGCCTGAAGATCGCCATAGGGGATAAGAGCGTCCCTGTTGGCACAGCCACAAATGCCGCCATTGGCAATCTCGCGAAATCTACCTACAACCAGGACTGGAACGCGTCGGTAATGAAAAACGTGGTAACGTTCGAGACTTCTGAACCGGGTGTGGCAACGAAGGTAGCACTCGGTGAAGTGGATGCCGGGTTTGTGTACGAGTCCACCTACACAGCAGCCCCTCAA is part of the Methanoregula sp. genome and harbors:
- the modA gene encoding molybdate ABC transporter substrate-binding protein, coding for MKTSQIIIIGIVCGLLIFATLFAGCTSSPSVQPVTPAVSTTAVPATPSPTTLPTPQAVSTTIAPVVIATTSTPVPAYTSSEGNVVAFTAASLKGVSPKLAADFEKMYPGHHVVFNLDGTQALRTQVMNGAYADVFISASNAYTTELTKGGYFVDGTVKPLTSNYVIVILPANNPAKIQSLADLAKPGLKIAIGDKSVPVGTATNAAIGNLAKSTYNQDWNASVMKNVVTFETSEPGVATKVALGEVDAGFVYESTYTAAPQGTYVALTIPKTDNYLQTYTIGIMKQSTSKGAASDFETFMLSAVGQQDLRDYGFRPIS